The Quercus robur chromosome 7, dhQueRobu3.1, whole genome shotgun sequence genome has a segment encoding these proteins:
- the LOC126692491 gene encoding SCAR-like protein 1 — MPLTRYQVRSEFSLADPELYRAADRDDPEALLEGVAMAGLVGVLRQLGDLAEFAAEIFHDLHEEVMATAARGHGLMARVQQLEAEVPSIEKEFLSQTSHSLFFSNAGVDWHPNLRTEQNLITRGDLPRFVMDSYEECRGPPRLFLLDKFDVAGAGACLKRYTDPSFFKVEAASSGKATEVQREKKNRKVKKKGSRWRNGETPEVQSTSHAKLHQLFLEERIENTFSDPARLVKLKKRQLNGYPFDSKTGRSYMEKFLETDTAEHEVVHEKSITSPVKLTMDNYSESGLEILEISTVSPVKKSSQGKESACSSPNAQEEVSEPYMEKFNGDVIGGKFVQVSEPGNDGDINYISSSSLDKVAVEKELAVDGDLRTEGSVDGYNSDDLASEIDNYMDALNTIESEIETENEYRPENDQGFFSVKKDGRDSDENEENLALQAQFSDSQSFGNSSVSDYGNGSFKNNRSSFSDSDTLSSLAEHTASGGDGVAKVFPSSETCAAESVDIPSSQLMDELEGTKSHDFSVPNGTRIEEDKIPDVGEASCSSCLTDSIPVLLPSDHGVHLSLDTLVGPEVEEVTSDSIKIGSKLSDNENGTNLVDSRAVVSGVLSQDIHDICLVSSVESHLDVEEPNVVSDALLHLSDVSKPTLEIERSNFSLNEALQAESVDEEYSENLADEKIASPHSSSPKENQLHCSASPQEVCSDLIPPTCCSDLIEPDDIVSKSDDALMVSGINSAPMVETQKTHNFEEQEFLDLMDDVPELKLASAEFVVPYSDKKSDIDGSREDGEEIGTPTCSVEVVEDDVVPLELPSDDPNYLCHKDDVNLDAVVNKPVITDEPVSAAAVTSADGDLDDVIKPVITDESVSAAAVTSADGDLDDVTKLVITDESVLAAAAVTGADGDLDDVIIPVITDESVSAAAVTSADGDLDDVTKLVITDESVSAAAVSSADGDLNDVIPTSPDLTCSPSGNHINLEESLSGFSDSNQKGLEFNEAASPECLTETMTQKEVNQLEVAPGDTTLKLLSSDHCNLRMFDDIHESSLGKETQNSLSDNDVTRAPTYLVLSNEQSESKSPHQSHLFENNEDEVSSLTFYLPEPGVPLEKPLQFKADQAEVESLQEDEATSNSLKLQSEQLPSPSHIDQERCEQTQSSNHLQERCFDTPSESCAEHLPCQLSASEFLPQSAGLEPDGTKQAMDSLQCALPSFGLLPVAAQVNLEEMPPLPPLPPMQWRMGKAQNASLASDRDLVEASQHVFPPLQPFNYEKAQFGFPASKTGNLQLPNPFLPITAVEDENSQQVSEQVESNLAQPIPFSFQLPTMDSEADSQHNCLSLEGTQTLNPFLTSPAIPNERPEYGFLALEGEKALSSSNPFSPIPTIEYTTPKHESESSQEKQIKPLNQLEPEIGSEDKTLQSSLQNYSEGVRQNPFETSIPPPTIGAEQPQQALLTSDGEITQVPGTEEGKPNGNPAIKIPRPRSPLIDAVAAHDKSKLRKVAERVRPQIEPKVDERDSLLEQIRTKSFNLKPAVPTRPSIHGPKTNLKVAAILEKAKTIRQAFAGSDEDDSDGWSDC, encoded by the exons atgccGTTGACGAGGTATCAGGTACGGAGCGAGTTCAGTTTGGCGGATCCGGAGCTGTACAGAGCAGCTGATAGAGATGATCCAGAAGCTTTGTTGGAAGGTGTTGCCATGGCTGGACTCGTCGGTGTCTTGCGCCAGCTTGGTGACCTCGCCGa GTTCGCTGCTGAGATATTCCATGACTTGCATGAAGAAGTAATGGCTACAGCTGCAAGAGGACATGGTCTTATGGCTCGTGTTCAACAGCTTGAGGCAGAAGTTCCTTCAATTGAGAAGGAATTTCTATCCCAAACAAGTCATTCATTATTCTTTTCCAATGCAG GTGTTGATTGGCATCCTAATCTGCGTACGGAACAGAATCTGATAACTCGTGGGGACTTACCTCGCTTTGTAATGGACTCttatgaagaatgccggggccctCCACGGCTATTTTTGCTGGACAA GTTTGATGTTGCGGGGGCTGGAGCGTGTTTAAAGCGTTATACTGATCCATCTTTCTTTAAAGTGGAAGCAGCATCCTCTGGAAAAGCAACAGAAGTTcagagggaaaagaaaaaccGCAAAGTGAAG AAAAAAGGATCACGCTGGAGAAATGGAGAAACACCTGAAGTCCAATCCACATCACATGCCAA ATTGCATCAGTTGTTTCTGGAGGAACGCATTGAGAATACTTTTAGTGACCCTGCGCGTCTTGtgaagttgaagaaaaggcaaTTGAATGGATATCCATTTGACTCAAAAACTGGGAGAAGTTACATGGAGAAATTCCTGGAGACTGATACTGCTGAGCATGAGGTGGTTCATGAAAAATCTATCACTTCACCCGTGAAATTGACTATGGATAATTATAGTGAATCAGGGCTTGAAATACTTGAAATCAGTACTGTGAGTCCTGTAAAGAAATCATCGCAAGGAAAGGAAAGTGCATGTTCCTCACCTAATGCACAGGAGGAAGTTTCAGAACCATACATGGAGAAGTTTAACGGGGATGTCATTGGTGGAAAATTTGTACAAGTGTCTGAGCCAGGCAATGATGGTGATATCAATTACATTTCTTCTTCCAGCCTCGATAAGGTAGCAGTTGAAAAGGAATTGGCAGTTGATGGAGACCTCAGAACTGAAGGCAGTGTAGATGGGTACAATTCTGATGATTTGGCCAGTGAGATAGACAATTACATGGATGCCCTTAACACCATAGAGTCAGAAATTGAAACAGAAAATGAGTATAGACCTGAGAATGACCAGGGCTTCTTCAGTGTTAAGAAAGATGGGAGAGATTCtgatgaaaatgaagaaaatctGGCGCTCCAAGCTCAATTTTCGGATTCTCAATCATTTGGAAACTCCTCTGTGTCAGATTATGGGAATGGTTCGTTCAAGAATAATAGATCCAGTTTTTCCGACTCTGATACACTAAGCAGTTTGGCTGAGCATACAGCATCTGGTGGTGATGGAGTGGCTAAGGTGTTTCCGTCTTCCGAAACTTGTGCAGCAGAGAGTGTGGATATCCCATCCAGCCAGCTAATGGATGAGTTGGAGGGAACCAAATCTCATGATTTTTCAGTGCCAAATGGTACACGCATTGAGGAAGACAAGATCCCTGATGTTGGAGAAGCATCATGTAGCTCATGTCTTACAGATTCCATACCTGTACTACTGCCTTCAGATCATGGAGTACACTTGTCACTGGATACATTGGTGGGTCCTGAAGTAGAGGAAGTAACCTCTGACTCTATTAAGATTGGTTCCAAATTATCAGACAATGAAAATGGGACAAATCTAGTTGATTCTAGAGCTGTTGTCTCTGGTGTTCTGTCTCAGGATATTCATGATATTTGCTTGGTAAGTTCTGTTGAAAGCCATCTGGACGTTGAAGAACCAAATGTTGTTTCTGATGCTTTGCTGCATTTGTCGGATGTTTCAAAGCCAACTTTGGAAATTGAAAGGAGCAACTTTTCTCTTAATGAAGCACTTCAAGCAGAATCTGTTGATGAAGAATATTCTGAAAATCTTGCCGATGAAAAGATTGCTTCACCTCATTCAAGTTCACCTAAAGAAAATCAGCTCCATTGCTCAGCCTCACCACAAGAAGTTTGTTCAGATTTGATACCTCCTACTTGTTGTTCAGATCTTATAGAGCCTGATGATATAGTTTCCAAATCCGATGATGCTCTTATGGTGAGTGGAATCAACTCAGCTCCTATGGTTGAAACTCAAAAGACGCACAACTTTGAGGAGCaggaatttttagatttaatgGATGATGTTCCAGAACTTAAACTTGCTTCTGCAGAATTTGTTGTTCCATATTCTGACAAGAAATCAGATATTGATGGGTCTAGGGAAGATGGTGAGGAAATAGGTACACCCACATGCAGTGTCGAGGTTGTGGAAGATGATGTTGTTCCTCTTGAACTTCCATCTGATGATCCAAATTATCTGTGCCACAAGGATGATGTAAACTTAGATGCTGTAGTAAATAAACCAGTTATAACTGATGAACCTGTGTCAGCTGCTGCCGTCACCAGTGCAGATGGTGATCTCGATGATGTAATTAAACCAGTTATAACTGATGAATCTGTGTCAGCTGCTGCTGTCACAAGTGCAGATGGTGATCTTGATGATGTAACTAAACTAGTTATAACTGATGAATCTGTGTTAGCTGCTGCTGCTGTCACCGGTGCAGATGGTGATCTCGATGATGTAATTATACCAGTTATAACTGATGAATCTGTGTCAGCTGCTGCTGTCACAAGTGCAGATGGTGATCTTGATGATGTAACTAAACTAGTTATAACTGATGAATCTGTGTCAGCTGCTGCTGTCTCCAGTGCAGATGGTGATCTCAATGATGTTATTCCTACATCTCCAGATCTAACTTGTTCTCCATCTGGGAATCATATAAATTTGGAAGAATCTCTTTCTGGATTTTCTGATTCCAATCAGAAAGGGTTGGAATTTAATGAGGCAGCTTCTCCAGAATGTCTTACAGAAACCATGACACAAAAAGAAGTGAATCAACTGGAAGTTGCTCCTGGAGATACCACATTGAAATTGCTGTCTTCTGACCATTGCAATTTAAGAATGTTTGATGATATTCATGAGTCATCTCTGGGCAAAGAAACCCAAAACAGTTTGTCTGACAATGATGTCACCAGAGCCCCAACGTATTTAGTACTAAGCAATGAACAGTCAGAATCAAAATCCCCCCATCAGAGTCATCTTTTCGAGAATAATGAAGATGAGGTGTCTTCACTTACCTTCTACCTCCCTGAGCCAGGAGTTCCTTTAGAGAAGCCATTGCAGTTCAAAGCTGATCAAGCTGAAGTGGAAAGTTTGCAAGAAGATGAAGCAACTTCTAACTCTTTAAAACTTCAATCTGAACAATTGCCATCTCCAAGTCACATAGATCAGGAGAGATGTGAACAGACCCAATCTTCAAATCACTTACAGGAAAGATGCTTTGACACTCCTTCTGAATCTTGTGCAGAACACCTTCCATGCCAACTTTCAGCATCGGAATTCTTACCACAGTCAGCCGGCCTGGAACCTGATGGTACTAAGCAAGCAATGGATTCATTACAGTGTGCCCTGCCTAGCTTTGGCCTACTCCCTGTGGCAGCTCAAGTTAATCTGGAGGAGATGCCACCATTACCGCCTCTTCCTCCTATGCAATGGAGGATGGGGAAGGCTCAAAATGCTTCCCTTGCTTCTGACAGAGATTTGGTTGAGGCAAGTCAGCATGTGTTTCCACCGTTACAGCCATTCAATTACGAGAAAGCTCAATTTGGATTTCCAGCATCCAAGACAGGGAATTTGCAGCTTCCTAACCCGTTTTTGCCCATCACAGCTGTTGAAGATGAGAATTCTCAACAAGTTTCTGAACAAGTGGAGAGTAATTTGGCACAACCAATTCCATTCTCTTTTCAATTGCCAACCATGGATAGTGAGGCTGATAGTCAACACAATTGCCTATCTTTAGAGGGAACGCAAACCCTGAATCCATTCTTAACATCACCAGCAATACCTAATGAAAGGCCTGAATATGGTTTCCTTGCTTTAGAAGGAGAAAAAGCTCTATCTAGTTCAAACCCATTCTCACCAATACCTACCATTGAATACACTACTCCTAAACATGAATCTGAATCTTCACAAGAAAAACAGATCAAGCCTCTCAACCAATTAGAACCAGAGATTGGGTCAGAGGATAAAACACTTCAATCCTCTCTGCAAAATTATTCAGAAGGGGTCCGACAAAATCCTTTTGAGACATCTATTCCGCCACCAACTATAGGAGCAGAACAGCCTCAGCAGGCTTTGTTGACTTCAGATGGAGAAATTACTCAAGTACCAGGCACTGAAGAAGGAAAGCCAAACGGAAATCCAGCAATTAAGATTCCTCGTCCTCGAAGTCCTCTCATTGATGCTGTTGCTGCTCATGACAAAAGCAAG TTGAGAAAGGTAGCTGAACGGGTTCGGCCTCAAATTGAACCAAAGGTAGATGAAAGAGATTCATTGCTAGAACAGATACGAACAAAG TCCTTCAACTTGAAGCCTGCAGTGCCAACAAGACCCAGCATTCATGGTCCTAAAACCAATCTGAAGGTTGCTGCTATCTTGGAGAAAGCAAAAACAATTCGCCag GCATTTGCTGgaagtgatgaagatgattcAGATGGTTGGAGTGACTGCTGA